The nucleotide sequence acgaaaaatgatgaaaaatacgtCATTTTGTAAGATCATTTATGAAATGATTTCTCCGAAGTTGACTAATTTTAAGATTTCTCGAatggaaaatgaagaaaaaattcttacGACATTATCTTACGGTGTCCTTTTATCAGCCTCTATCTTTTCGTGTAAAATTATAatgctttcatttttattgcgAAACGTTCTTATATACGAGTTATTTTAGCGAAATCACAATTTTATTCTGtgtaaacttgttttttttttatctgataaattacttaaaaataaaaaattgtttatttttaatttgtaagcAGTATGGTCACAGTTCATGTGTGAGTATTCGTTGAATGGTTAATTTGTAAGCTTCTTAAGttataaatacaattttttattgctAAAGAGTTTTTTGATATTTACAAGACGATAATGTCGAAGATTCAGATCGTTGatattctattttgaaatttcaatttgtataCGTTAAATTACTGCACGACGTGAGATTTAAAGTACAAAGTTGATCGGAGAATTGAAACAGAAGATTGAGTTGGTTTACGTTTTCGCATGTGTAAAATTATCCTCTGTGTCAACAATGGTTATGACAAGAGCCAAGATGATGTTACCGATTCAGTATGTCTTGATTTCGGTTCGGTTTGCGTGGAATATTTGCGAAGATCTCGTTCGAGTTCCAACGTGTCACTTTTGCTGTACAAATTTGTAAATAACTTTACATTCCAATTATATGTTTGATAAATAGTACGTTttaatgttaatttttcaaaattcactttcgGTTTTCCTATGCAgcaaacaattcaaattttttatggccCGTTcgcttttttggttatttttcatcattttgaattatgtaaattggttcatttttcagAGTGGTCCTTATTTAAAGACCCCCAGGGTTATTCCTTTTTAGAAGGGAATAGTTCGACGGAATTGTTTTGCATCGTGAAAAATATTGACTTCGATGTCtcaaaacttttgccatttttttttcacatattggtgacattttgagatgaaaaaccTGAACCAAATATCGAATTAGTTTACTTAAGGCGAACATTGTTCATCTTGAACAGTGAAATAAGGACCACTCTAGTGATGTACATTTTACATGCATTtattctttatttatttattttatttatttattcatgatacagtatatttttttatttgagacaTCTTTGTATTTGTGCTGTATAATTTATAGAATCAGTATATTATTCAACTTCTTAATGTGACGTTTATATTACATGCAAATTAATCGTCTCTTCGATGTTAAAagattttgtacaaaaaaaaaaactattatatAAATAAAAAGCTAAATGATAAAAACAgacattgaaaacaaaaacgttAATTATTAATATGGTTATATTATTgtacattgaaatattttattattccaAAATATAATTTACATAATTCTACTTTCGAAATTTCTTGCGCAATTCGGGTGTCTTGAATGTTAATGAAAGAAATATGGGGTCAATCTTTGAAATATTCACATTACTTACATCACTTGGAGATAACACAGATTTCACATCACACCGAATGCACTTCTTCCTGTCACATATTTTTCTACCCACAAATTTCAACTCTTGACTAATTTCTATCGCGATGTTTCTGGGTTTTTTAGCATCAGTCTTTTAATGATGAGTCGGAAGAGCAATCAAAACGACTTCTTCGTGAATGAAAAGGCAAAACtcgtatttttattgatttaatttAGAGCACAATATTGGAATGTCAATTAcaacaataatgaaaaatgagaatCATTATCAATTCAATCATCTGGAACATTAGCACTGAAATTAAATTATGCTATGACATAAATAATACTGATACTAAAATAGGTAATGAGAATTTCTTGTTGGGAAAAAGAATTGgcgattatgaaatttttcagaccaTTCATTAATGAACATAGAAAATGAGTCATTTCAAAGATTACCACTCAGAAATTGATTAAGTCCTGATAGCTCTAATAATTGATACCCACATTCTAATGCATATTACCCGGAAGTTCATGATAGCAATTGGAAACATCTTTCgctcgattttttaaatattggatAAAATAGTACAAATTTTAGTGAGATTTCACTTTCGTACAAAAATAACGGGTAAGTAGCTATGTAATGTCATTTTTAGCGTCTACACGTTAAATTCAGAGTACGTGGAAATATAAAACAAGAATTTAAAAACTAAGAAGTAAACTCAAAAGAATTTTTAGGTTGTAAATTGTGACGATAAACCTCGAATCCATACTCTCAAGATCAACATAATTTTTCGGTCTCGTacaaccaaatcaaaattgcacaaaagtGCTTTCATTCAACATTCTGCGattgaaaatcagaatttccgtaattttaatttcaaaaatggcaataaTGTATTCAGGATGATTTCCTAAATCAGTTAAGTACATAATCGAataagttttcatttcatttcacaaATGCACGCTAAACGATTCAACTACAAAAGCAGAAAACCAATCTGCTAAATGTACGTACACGATTAGAGATCGCCAtccgaatacaaaaaaatgaaggcTGATCTCAGTTGCAAAACCATTGCATAAAAATataatgataaaataatttacAACGAGTAAAATATGGATTTAAATAAATACAATATGTATATTACATGCAGTATACATGTACTTACGGTGATTAAAGTTTAATATACAAGTATTTAAATCactaaaagaaaaatatatcaaatgCTACATTGAACGAAAATTCAGATTCTTTTGATGAATAACTAAAGGGGTAAGTATGAAACTGAATTTAAGAATATAACAGCCTGCAAACTATAATTAATTTCAACGATACCATAAAATAAGCAATATatgtataaataaaataattaatgtcACATCTGTACACCATAAATCAATCACCTTTCTTTCTTACTTATTCCTATATTACACATTCGTGcgtttaaaatatgtattcttAAAACATTACGAAATCCATTTGTTTAGAACTATTATGATCGAATTAAAATctcttattcaaaaaaaaaaaaaaaaaaaactgctgaatACACTTTGTAAGACTTCTctaatatttataaaaatggtAACTGCATGAAATTAAAAAGGTAGCCTTCATGATGAAGAAATATTTCGTTACTTGGAATAAAATGCTAAATATGAATGAACGCATTTGACCTTATATACatcatacaaacaaaaatcacaaatccgtaaatttccataaatattCTAAATAATACTCATTTAACAGTAGATTAAACAATGAAGAAAAGGAACGGTgatattaatcaaattttggataCAAGCAACCAAGCCGAACGATTAATTAAAATTGTACCCAATTTGGATTTGAATTGCCTGATGAAGTGGCAGAAGATTGGtcactaaaaatcaaacaaaatttcaaatgattctCACAGGGTAAAGAAAATGTAATAAGTATTCAGTTATAAAAACACTCACCTGGCTGGAGTAGAAACACAACTCGgaggtgaaatttttataacaCTGGGCGGTGGAGGTAATAACCCTGTTGATGTTCCAGATTTCGGTTTCGGTCTAGCAGAACCTTCAGCACCATCTTTTTTCTACATAGCAATAATGatagaaaaatacacaaattagTGTGACGTGGAATACTTCCTACACATCAAAAGTACGCGTGTGTTTCAACGTACCGtgattttcatatttattttgatGGTTTCTCCTTCTTTGAATCGTAAATCTAAATCTTTACGAGGCTCTTGTTCTTCTTTGTCGATTTCTTCGGATTTTTTCAACCACTTAAAATGATCCTGCAGCGCTacattgaaatcaaaactgtCAGAACGGTCAACGAAACCTAATCCCACGAATGCTGCTCTAcctgaaatgttttttgacaaatcatTAATAGCTGAATTAATATTGATTTTAAGTTCATACTCGAGTACAAACCATTATCATCTTGAATCCTTAAAACAAAATATCGAGAAGAATCTGCGACTGCTTCAACAGCAACACCAGGGTAAGCTTCAATAGGACACTTTGCAAATAAAGTTCCATTCACTTTATCTTCCATAATAATTATACATTCATTTCCTTTTGCTACCATACGCATACGACCTGACCATTGGGGTTCATTCAAGTTCCAATCTGCTGCTCTGTAACAATACAAAACAATTATTTGCAAGTTTAAACGAAGATACAAAATGACCAAGGGATTGCTACTTGGATGAATGCAATCGACAATGATTACAAGATCACAATATACAACAGACATTTCTGcaattaataatgaaaattacatgGCTTATGGTACACTACTTTAGCATTACGATGGTAAATTTACCTATAACTCTTCATAGATGTTCTGGGAGGTATTTTGAACACGAATACTTCTTGTTTCACCAGGAGAACTCGTTCGTAATCTTCCATTTTATTGCACTTCAAGTAAAACAATCAAACCGAAATGAAGCAGGGAAAAATTACAGTGATAAgctgaaattgttttaaattaatcgaataaataagcagacaaaaaatttagaaaaagaataaagaaaataaagaaattgcTAATCAAAGTGGATCAGCAAAATTTCTGTTCTGCTGTTTACGTCGTTGAACCTTgaaccttgaaaaatttcaagacaaGAGAAGAAAAACCATAAATTCACATCAATTTCGCTCACTCGAgtcatttgcaaaattttctatttatcaCCAAATGTTACCGGTAATTGGTGTAGAGTGaacaattctaaaatttttgattttttacagatttttgattttttcaactttagctCTCGGAAAGTTTgccaatttagaaaaataagaaTGGTCTAAAGGTAAAGACGTAGGTCGTAAGTTCAAGTTCATTTATCAttcgtttttgatttcaaattcatttttttcattttttcaagtagtgttgtgttttactttttagtttttttttttaaataaaaaattaaaagcagaACTATCCACATGAAAAAAAGGAACGGGTCGGTGAAAAatatactttgaaaatgaaaattagtaaaaaattagGTTCGAATTTATGATAAGCTTTCAAGTGATAAGGAGAGAAGGAGACtgaagaaaacattttatttcaaattgtcaatcttgttcttttgagaatttttaatttagcgAAGAAATTACAAATGATAATTATTTCTGTTCATAAATCGTATTAGTTCATCTGGTCAATATGTATTTCAAACGCTTATCCAGAAATTTCAGTCTGCTTTTCTTTCGCAATAACAATCACGTAATGACGAAATCAAAGGTAACCAGGACACCAGTTTGCTTCTTCAATTCATCTAAGCAGTATTGCAAATCAAAACTCTTTTCTAATGAAGAATTCGACCAGTCAGAATCATTAGTATCCCGCTATAATGTTGATTTTCAAGCAATCACTAATGGAAACGAGGCTAAAATTAAAGAACTGCAATTACTTCTGATGAAACTGGAACTAGAGGTACAGGAACAAAcacaattaccaaaaactatTAATGCGGACCATTGGCGCACACTACTGACGCTTTCTGAAGAAGAGATGCATGCTTTCTTTGAATACCGTCTAGCTGTTGAAGCTCTTGCTGAatcgatagaaaaaaatgatatgaatgcattgaaatatttcgaagaTGATAACCGTACTACAAGACTATTTGATGAATCCATTCTGGAACGTATACCTCATTTATACGATTTTAAATCGTTACAAGCGATGCAATATGGACAAACTATAGTCATTGATTGCAGTTTTGAGAAAGTTATGCCCAGACTGTATATTTGGAGTACTGCTTTCCATATGTTCGAGGCATGgataaaaaacagatttttcgcTGATCCAAATGTTCTTGTATATTGCAATTTGAATCCCGACGGAGAGTTTTTCTCGTTAATTATGGAAATGATGAAAGAAACCAATCAAGAGccttatttttctttcaattggaCTGATCAAAGCTATGTCGATTTATTTCCTAGAGAAGATTTAATTTATCTGTCTCCTAATTCTACATATGCTATGGAAAAGTATAATGgcagaaaaatttatattatcgGTACGTAGATTTTCGCCTGATCAAGTTattttcaattggaaaaatctaattttttttatctcaggAGGTTTGTCGCCATATTTTGTTGATCCGGTA is from Planococcus citri chromosome 1, ihPlaCitr1.1, whole genome shotgun sequence and encodes:
- the LOC135831456 gene encoding tRNA methyltransferase 10 homolog C-like, encoding MYFKRLSRNFSLLFFRNNNHVMTKSKVTRTPVCFFNSSKQYCKSKLFSNEEFDQSESLVSRYNVDFQAITNGNEAKIKELQLLLMKLELEVQEQTQLPKTINADHWRTLLTLSEEEMHAFFEYRLAVEALAESIEKNDMNALKYFEDDNRTTRLFDESILERIPHLYDFKSLQAMQYGQTIVIDCSFEKVMPRLYIWSTAFHMFEAWIKNRFFADPNVLVYCNLNPDGEFFSLIMEMMKETNQEPYFSFNWTDQSYVDLFPREDLIYLSPNSTYAMEKYNGRKIYIIGGLSPYFVDPVTYKKAKLEEIPTAKFPIDKYVDWGCGPKKLSISNCVSLLNDLKEGCRWNLVFRHLPKVNWARHPLDENVQQKYKKYKRPREFIREKYRNDFLNHLNLMSLLRCNEKFNKVFVHVVGLLIIYQNEGKSSHHKYLK
- the LOC135831460 gene encoding NECAP-like protein CG9132, with protein sequence MEDYERVLLVKQEVFVFKIPPRTSMKSYRAADWNLNEPQWSGRMRMVAKGNECIIIMEDKVNGTLFAKCPIEAYPGVAVEAVADSSRYFVLRIQDDNGRAAFVGLGFVDRSDSFDFNVALQDHFKWLKKSEEIDKEEQEPRKDLDLRFKEGETIKINMKITKKDGAEGSARPKPKSGTSTGLLPPPPSVIKISPPSCVSTPASDQSSATSSGNSNPNWVQF